Sequence from the Pseudonocardia sp. HH130630-07 genome:
TCGTGGGCACGTCGCCACAGCGCCATCCGTAACGGCACGTCCACCAGCTCGACGTCACGAGTGAGCGCGGCGTGCCAGCCCACGATCTTCTGCGAGAAGCAGTCCACGATGAACGCCACGTAGGTGAACGACTGATACGTGCGCACGTAGGTGAAGTCGGTGACCCACTTGCTGTCGGGTGCTGAGGCGGTGAAGTTGCGGTCGAGCAGATCAGCGGCCCGCTGGGCGGTCGAGTCCGGGATGGTCGTGCGCGGCCGTTTCCCGCGGACCACTCCGGCCAGCCCCACCGAGCGCATCGCCCGGTCGACCGCTCCGAACCCAGCCTCGGGCAGCACCGTTCGACGGATCAGGGCCAGCATCTTGCGACGCCCATAAAGTCCCTCTGGGGCCAGCACCGGTTCGCCGGCGCGGTTGGTGGTGAACGCCGCCGCACGGACGGCGTCTTCGACCAGGGCGTCGGTGACGGTCCGGGCCGCGACCCGGCCGGCGGCGCCGTTCCTGGTGCCGGTCCGAGCGCACCAGGCCCGCAAGGTTCGTGCCGCGATCGTGAGCCCCAGGGTGTTGAGGGCAGCAAGGATCGACTCGACGGCATGACCAGCAGCCCGCATCTGATCGACGAACGCGACGATCAGCGGTTTCGGGGGTCGAGCTCCCCCACGAAGAAAATCGTCGCCGACTTGAGGACCTCGTTGACCTCGCGCAGGCGCTTGTTCTCCGCCCGCAACCGCCGCAGCTCCTCGCGGTCATCGCTGGTCACGCCCGCTACGACGCCGGTGTCGACGTCGTGCTGGGACACCCAGCGACGCACGGACTCACGCGACACCCCGAGTGACTCAGCGACCTGGACATGCACGGCACGCTCGGTCGAGTACGCCGAACGATGCTCGGTCACCAGACGCACAGCCTGGCTCCGAACCGCTGGGTCGATCTTCTTGGGCACGACACCCATCCTCTCAGCCTGCTCACAACGGAGCGGCAGAGAAGCCGGGACGGTTCAAGCTGCTTCGATCGTGGCTCGGTGCGCCGCTGACCGCTGATAGTGCGGTCGGCTATCTGACTGAGCATTCTGCGCTGTTTGTGACCTGTGTGATCGTCGTGGCGCTGGGACTCGTCGGTCTCGCGGTGGTGGCTCGGGTGTGGTGGGCCAAGCGCTGGGCTCCGGCTCCTCCTGGTCATGCCAGTGGCAAGCAGATCAGCGCTGAGTTCTCGGAGGTTGCGGTGCGCCGCAGCGCGGCGCGTACGCGGCCGTCGATGAGCAGTGCGGAGTTGCGTGGCGCCGCTGCGACCGAGCTGGGCTTCCCGCTCTATCACTATCGCGACAGACCGCTATACGGGTCTTTCGTGAACCTGACCGGCACGCTGGCACCGACCCAGTCCGGGAAGTCCCGCAAGGACCTGGTGCACAAGGTCCTCGATGCACCCGGGGCGATGCTGTGCTCGACGACCAAGCTCGATCTGGTCGAGTTCGCGGCGCTGTCACGGTCACGCAGGCCGCTGGCCGGACCCGTGATCGTCTACGACGCCACCGGTCGGCTGCGCTGGCCCGCCCCGCTCCGCTGGTCACTGATCGAAGGCTGCCAAGACCAGCAAGAGGCCAGCCGCCGCGCCTACACCCTGGTCGAGGCCGCAGCCCTGCGTGTCGAGGCCGGTGGAGGGGGTGGCGCCGGCAACGACCGCGTGTTCCGCGAGCGCGCCGTCGTCGTGCTGACCGCCTACCTCGTGGCCGCCGCGGTCTCCGACTCCTCGGTCGACACGATCCGTGCGTGGGCCACCGAATCCCCGGAACCCAACGCGTCGAACGCGTTGCCGACTCAGGCCGGTGAGCGCCCACCACCGTCCAGGCCGGGGCGGCGGCTGCCAGCCGACCCCCGGCCAGTCAAGATCCTG
This genomic interval carries:
- a CDS encoding IS3 family transposase (programmed frameshift) codes for the protein MPKKIDPAVRSQAVRLVTEHRSAYSTERAVHVQVAESLGVSRESVRRWVSQHDVDTGVVAGVTSDDREELRRLRAENKRLREVNEVLKSATNFLRGGARPPKPLIVAFVDQMRAAGHAVESILAALNTLGLTIAARTLRAWCARTGTRNGAAGRVAARTVTDALVEDAVRAAAFTTNRAGEPVLAPEGLYGRRKMLALIRRTVLPEAGFGAVDRAMRSVGLAGVVRGKRPRTTIPDSTAQRAADLLDRNFTASAPDSKWVTDFTYVRTYQSFTYVAFIVDCFSQKIVGWHAALTRDVELVDVPLRMALWRRAHEGKAVARDQLICHSDAGSQYTSLRFTEHLHLEGIRPSVGSVGDAYDNALMETINGLYKAECIRTRVFHDGPYRTIADVEYATASWVEWYNNRRLHSSLGMISPTEFEAAHYADTEPSAR